The nucleotide sequence TCAGCGTCTGATCCTTCTGCATGAACAGTTACGTTAGTTCCCTTTTTTATCCCTAAAGATAATAATTTTAATAAAGATGTTCCTTTTACTTTTTTACCAGATTCATTTTCAACTTCAATTTTTGATTCGAAAGTTTTAGCTACAGTTACGAACTCATTTCCTGGTCTTGTATGTAAGCCTGTGTCATTTGTTATTTCTACTGTTTTTGATGCCATTTTTTTTAATCCTCCTAATAATTTGAATAAATGTTTCTACAAATTTAGAATATCATAATTCAAAAAAAAGTGCAAATAATTTCGTTAAAACATGTCCATAAAACCCACATTATCCGTAAATAGAACTTAAGGTCTTAAAGTTGACAACCACTCTAGATCTACATCCTCATTATAATCGATCCCATCTGCTTCAAAACCATTTAAATTCATAAAATATTTTTTATATAATTTAAAATCGCATAACTCTTTGAAGTTCTCTTCTGTAATATCTTTATAGATATTCACACTTTCTTCCTGGATATCATTGCTTAATTCCCAAGAATCTGGTCTCATTCTACCTTGTACATCAAAATTAGGAGAATCTCCATATATCATGTCAGCAAGAAGTCTGTGAGTGTGTTCCATACACGGCTCTTCCTGTCCTTTTTCTGCCATAACTTTGAATAATACAGAAGCATAGATAGAAAAACATGGAATAAATGCACTGGCCTTTGTGGTGATTGCTCTGTTGACAGAAGTATACGCTTCTCCGCCCAATTTCTCACTAACCAAAGTATTTAATTTTATAGCGCTATTTTCTAAATGTTCTTTTGCTCTACCGATAGTTCCATCTCTATATACTGCACGAGTTATATCTCCGCCAATATATGAATAAGCTACACTTTTAAATCCATCGTTACAAACACCTTCATCTACTAAAGCATTTACCCAATGGCTCCAGTCTTCTCCGCCCATAACTTTTACAGTATTTTCAATTTCTTCCTCTGTCGCAGAGTCAACACTTAAATACTCGATCTCTTCTTTTTGAATATTTAATGTATATCCACCAAATTCTTCATTTATAGGTTTGATGCAAGATCTATGAACAACTCCAGTATCAGGATCTTGTCTTACTCCAGAAGCGACACTATATATTAGAAGGTCAATTTTCCCTCCAAATTCATCTTTTATATATTCAATAACTTCTTTTCTCATATCATGGGAAAAAGCATCCCCAATAAAGTTTTTAGCAACTAAGCCTTCTTTTTCCGCGGCCTCTTTAAACCAAATGTTGTTATACCAACCAGCACTTCCAACTTTTTTCTCTGTCCCTTCTTTTTCAAATGAGACTCCAATGGTATCAGATTTACTTCCACCAAATGCTAATGAAATTCTAGTAGATAATCCATATCCTGAAGACGCTCCTAAAATCAGTACTTTTTTCGCACCTTCATACTGCTTACTATTTTTTGCAACCTTAATTTGATCTTCAACTATTTTTTTACATCCCATGGGATGGCAGTTTAGAGCTAAACTTCCTCTTACTCTTGGTTTAATTATCATGTTTATTAAACACCTCCGTCTGATTAGTTTATCATAATATTTACTATATTTACAAGGTAATTTATAATATCTACCTTATTAAATTACTGTTGTAATTTAATAATTATTGTTAATTTTGTAACTAAAGCCCTATAAATGTTAACTTTTTTCTAAAATGGTTACTTTTGTTGAGTTTAAAGAAGGTTAAAAGCTGACTGCCCGCCTTCGGCGGACAAACATATTAGTGTGAAGAACTTATCATAGTGTAATATAAAATTTAAAAAAATATAATCTTGGATTTGAAAAACTATATACTTTTATAGGAATATATAGTTATAATTAGTAAGGTATAATATAGGTATACACACAAATAACTATAAATCCTACCATATAATATAGATGAAAATTGCAATAAGGAGTTGGTAAAGATGGAATTAACTATAAAAAAATTTATACAGGGTATAAGGAAGCAGATAAGTCAGAGTAATAAATTGGTCTTTAAAATACTAAAGCTGATCTTATTTACATTTGAAAATTATAAAAAAAGCAGATCGGATCTATGGTCATCTGCACTGACGTTTTACTCTCTTCTTACTATTGTTCCGGTAATAGCAATAGCCTTCGTAGTTACCAGGGGATTTGGAGTGGAAAAACTAATAAAAGATGAGTTATATAAAACATTTTTTTTACAGGATGAAATTTTGGATCAAATCCTGATTTTTTCCCAGAGAACATTGGAAAACACCAAGGGAGAATTGATAGCAGGAACAGGAATTTTATTTTTGATCTGGTCAGTAATAAAGATATTTTCTGCAGTGGAAAGATCATTCAATGAAATATGGAAGGTGCAGGAATCCCGGAGTTTTGTAAGAAAACTTACCGATTATATGTCATTAATATTTTTATTTCCATTGATCGTAGTGTTGTCTAATGGACTCTCAGCAATCCTGCAGATTTTTATATTAAAGATACATCCAGGGTTGATAGGAGTCTTAAATTTTATTCCACAGGTCCTTATAATAATATTTTTTACTCTTATATATTTAATTATTCCAAATACAAAGGTTAAACTATCTACAGCATTTATAGCAGGGTTATTTTCAGGAGTTGTATTTCAGATAACACAATCTATCTTTATCCACCTTCAAGTCAGCTTATTAAACTATAATGCTATCTATGGAAGTTTTTCCCTTATACCTATATTTATAATGTGGCAGAAGATAGTGTGGTTTATTATTTTATTGGGAGCTCACTTATCCTTTATTATACAAAACTCCTACAAATACACTTATACTATAAATGAGATAAATTTAAATTTTTCCTCTAAAAGAGATATATCCATTATATGTATATACTACCTCATAAAAAACTACGAGGAGAATAAACTACCCATGAGTACCAATGAACTGTCCCATAAACTGGGAATAGCCATAGGAGTGACTCAGGACATTCTCAATATGCTGGCAAAATCAAACTTCATAGTGGAGATAGTTACATCCAGCGATGAAAGAAAATATAAACTCTCTAAAAATATCGATATTCTCTCTATAGGATATATTATCTCAGAAATTACAGAGATAGGTTATAGTCAGAAGGTAGGAGACGAATCCAAAGAAATCTTAGAAAAAATAGACAGAGCCAGGGGAAATTTTCAATACGATCTATTATTAAAAGATATAGGCCCAAATAGTTAAAAATATAGATTTTAAATAAATACTTTTATCATCTTTTGTTATTTTATAAAAAAAAACTAAAAAACCACACTCCTGGTATCATTGACCTGAGTGTGGTTTTTATCCTATGTTAAACAAAACTTATTTTAGGTGAATCAGTGTTATTTTATTCATTCCTCAAAGCATCGATAGGATTTAACCTCGATGCCTGTCTGGCTGGATAAACCCCAAAGATAAGCCCTATTAAGGTTGAGATGATAACTGAGATTAATACAATTGCAGGGGAAACAATCGGTGATATATTTATAAAATAACCTATGATATTAGATATTAGATAACCTATGACAATCCCCAGTCCCCCTCCTACTAAAGATAAAATTATAGACTCTGTTAAAAATTGAAATAGGATATCTTTACTTTGAGCTCCAATAGCTTTTCTAATACCTATCTCTTTTATCCTTTCAGTGACACTGACAAGCATTATATTCATGACACCTATTCCTCCTACAAAAAGAGAGATCCCAGCAACAAACAGGATAAATATATTTAGTGTTTCTAAAATACTTTTTAATTCACTTCCCCTGGGGATTTTTTCCTCATAATCATAGATGTTAGAATGATTTCTTGATTCCAATTGCTGAATAACCCTTACAAGGATATCTTTTCCCATAAGGGGGTCTTCTGGCATGACTACGAGAGTTTCATAATTTTTTGTCCCTTTTATCCTTTCCATCTGAGCTAGAGGTATCCTGGTAAAGGTAGGCATCATCCTGGACAAACCAATCTCATTCATAGCAGAATCTGGATGTTGAAATACTCCTACAATGACAAACTCTTTTACTTTTTTTAGAGACCGAAACTCCAAACTTATTTTCTTTCCTAAGGGTGATTCTGAATTGAAGAGTTTTTTTGCCGTAAGATGATCTATTACGATAACAGGTGAGCCTTCTTCATACTCAATACTTAAAATAGGTCTTCCTTCTATATAGTTTACCCTGTCTACTTTTTCAAAATCAGGAGTAGTAGAATAAACAAGAGCCATCCTTCTGACATCCGGCCCCGTCTTATTTTTAATGGAGATCCTTTCACGTATACTAGGTGTTATAGCTTCAATTCCATCTATATTATATTTAATATCTTCAATGTCTTCCCTGTCCAATGAATAGATGCTTTTATATTCATCAGCATCGGTATCGACATTTATTTCATAGACACCAAATCCACTATTAGCTAAATTCCCGGTGATTTTTTCCTCTCCTCCTTTACCAATGGCAGACATTGCTATGACTGAAGATATTCCAATAATTATTCCCAGCATAGTTAGAAGTGATCTCATCTTATTACCTATTAAAGACTGAATTGAACTCTTAAATATCTCTATAAAATTCATGATCTATTACCTCGTTTTTTATTAATTTCCCATCGTGGAATCGGATAATCCTTTTACAGTTTGCTCCTACGTTATCCTCATGGGTAACCATAACTATAGTAGCTCCTTCATTATTAAGTTTTTTAAATATATCTATTATCTCTGCTTCAGATGCAGAATCTAGATTTCCAGTAGGTTCATCTGCCATAATAATTTCAGGGTTTACAACTAAGGCCCTTGCGATAGCCACTCTTTGACGCTGCCCTCCAGATAGTTCATTTGGCTTATGGTTGGCTCTATTTTCCAGCCCGACACTTTTTAGGGCCTCTAGAGCTCTCTCCTTTCTGAGTTTTGCATGTATTCCGCTGTAAACCAATGGAAGAGCTACATTTTCCCAGGATTTTAATTTAGGCAGGAGGTTGAAGGACTGAAATACAAATCCTATCTTTTTATTCCTGACTTCTGCCAATTGATTGTCATTTAAATTAGACGTATCGATCCCATCTAATTTATAAGTCCCGGAGGTAGGAGTGTCCAGGCAGCCTAAGATATTCATCATGGTAGATTTTCCGCTTCCGCTATGCCCCATAATAGCTACAAATTCCCCATTTTTGATAGTATAGGAAACATCATCTAATGCTTTTAATGTAAGGTCTCCAGTTCGATATATTTTATCTAACTGGGTTATTTCAATGACTGTCTCCCTATCCCTGTAATTTATAAGATTACTCATTAACTTTCACCCTGGCCTTTCTTTTTACCCCTGCCATTTCCTGTTTTGACCTCCTGGCCATTTTCTAAAGCAGCATAAGGATTCTTTAAGATTGAAATATCGTCTTCTAAATTATCTACTGCAACCATACTGCTATTACTGTCCTTTATACTGATATAGTTTTTTCTTATTTTCTGTTCAGCATTCAAAATAAATACATAGTAACCCTTTCCGTCCTCTAGAACAGAGACTCTTGGGATAGAAACAACATCATCTATGGAGCTTACAATTATATCTACCGATGAATTAAATCCAGGACGAAGTTCCTTAGGTAGATTTTCTATTGTGATTTCTACCTCTACGTAGGCTTCAGTATCACTTGCAGTGGAACTGTTGTTGTTATTGGAAGAGTTTGATACTGTAGCAGAAGAAAGGGTCGATATTTTACTAACAACACCATGAAACTCCTCCTGATAGGCATCTGGTCTTATTCTCACATCTTGGCCCAATGATATACCGTGAATACTATACTCCGGTACATTGGCAACTACAATAAGGTCTGAAAGATCGGCTACCTCAAATAGTTCTACCTCGGTGTTTACTCTGTAGTTAGCCTCTGCAATCATAGATATGATTGTCCCGTCGAAAGGACTCTTAATCTCATCTAACATCTTAGATAACTCCTCCTGAAGGCCTTCAATATCTAATTTAGACTTTCTTATATCGAACTCTAGATCCTCTATCTCCACCTGGGAAGATCCTCCTACTTCAAACATAGAGACAGCATTTTTCAGGTTTCTTTCCAATTTTTTTAGATTTATTTGCTCTTTTTTTAAGTTTCTGATGACGGTATTTTTGTCCTCAGGATCAAATGTCATGATAACCTCACCTTTTTTTACATAGTCTCCGGCACTGTAAAAAACTTCATCTACCTTGAGGGACCTATCGGCATACACGAGTTTTGTATCCCTTGCCTGTACTACTCCATCGGCTTCCACTATCTTTTTGAATGTAGATTTTTTTACACTGAATATTTGATATTTATTAGATATTTCTTTATTGGGATTAGTTTTATAATAGAAAAAACCTCCTCCTATCAATACCACAGCTGTCAGCCCTGCAATAATTTTCTTCATCTTACCTCCTATACTGCATCTCATATATAAATGCAGTCAATTCATTTTCTTTCTTCTCCAATTCAATGGAATTTATAATATAATTTTCATATTTTTCTATATAGTTTATATAAGTTTCGTTCCCCTGTTCATAGTTTAATTTATACATCATGTATGTCATCTCATCCACTTCTTTTTGGAGTTTTAGGTTTGTAACCTCTTTTACAAGAAAGTTGTATCTATTGAAATATTCATTTTTTAAATTCTCTAGGTTTTTTTCTAACTTTTTTTTCTCCATCTCCAGACGTTCCTTCTCTACCTCATAGGTAGCTGTGGTATTATCATATTCAAATAAAGTTTTATCTATACTCAACCTTACCAACCAGCCATCATTTTTCACATCATAGAAAGTTCCTGCATTGAGGTCAGGCCAACTGGTGCTGTAGGCCGAATATTTTTTATTTTCTTTCACTTGATCTATGGAAAGGTCTATATTTTCCATCGATCTATCACCAATATTATTGATATCACCGGTATACAATTTTTCTAATTTAGAATATTTTATATCAGAATAAATTCTTAGATTAAATACTGTTTCAAAAGTTTTTTCTATTTGGACCAAGTCAAGGTTTAGTTGTTCTATATCATTGTTTAAGTTTTTTAAACGCATCTTTGAATATTTATAGTCCAGTTTGGAAGATTGTCCTGTATTAAATCCTCTTTCAAGTTTAACGGCATCTGCTTCTAAACTAGGTAGCAGTCCTTTTTTTAATTTTAATTCGAGCCTCGTATCCATAAGAGTTTTATAGGTATCTATAAGTGATAGAATCTCCCCTTCCATCCGCTGATCTTCAAAGTTTAATCGGATCACTTCATCGATGGTGAATAAGTTTCTATTATATTTCCTGTCCCCATAAAATATATCCTTTAAGTTCTTTTCCAATCCGACTAACTGTTTATTTTCTCCATTATACTCCTCATCATATTCACCTTCATATTTAAGAAAGTCATATGAAGCAGATACCAATCCGCTAGACCTTTCACCATTCGCATCATCTGTGAATTTACCACTCCCTTTTAGATCAATACCATCTCTATCTATCCGTTCTATCTTTTTATTATCTATAGACAGTTGTTTTTGTTCTAAAGTACGATATTTGGCAGAATAACCATTTTCTTCTAACTGTAAGACAAGATCATCCAAAGTCATTGAATAGGATTGAGAGGATAGAAGTAATGCTGCTATAAGT is from Psychrilyobacter atlanticus DSM 19335 and encodes:
- a CDS encoding HPr family phosphocarrier protein, giving the protein MASKTVEITNDTGLHTRPGNEFVTVAKTFESKIEVENESGKKVKGTSLLKLLSLGIKKGTNVTVHAEGSDADTAVEKLTDLLANLRD
- the fabV gene encoding enoyl-ACP reductase FabV, whose amino-acid sequence is MIIKPRVRGSLALNCHPMGCKKIVEDQIKVAKNSKQYEGAKKVLILGASSGYGLSTRISLAFGGSKSDTIGVSFEKEGTEKKVGSAGWYNNIWFKEAAEKEGLVAKNFIGDAFSHDMRKEVIEYIKDEFGGKIDLLIYSVASGVRQDPDTGVVHRSCIKPINEEFGGYTLNIQKEEIEYLSVDSATEEEIENTVKVMGGEDWSHWVNALVDEGVCNDGFKSVAYSYIGGDITRAVYRDGTIGRAKEHLENSAIKLNTLVSEKLGGEAYTSVNRAITTKASAFIPCFSIYASVLFKVMAEKGQEEPCMEHTHRLLADMIYGDSPNFDVQGRMRPDSWELSNDIQEESVNIYKDITEENFKELCDFKLYKKYFMNLNGFEADGIDYNEDVDLEWLSTLRP
- a CDS encoding YihY/virulence factor BrkB family protein, with the protein product MELTIKKFIQGIRKQISQSNKLVFKILKLILFTFENYKKSRSDLWSSALTFYSLLTIVPVIAIAFVVTRGFGVEKLIKDELYKTFFLQDEILDQILIFSQRTLENTKGELIAGTGILFLIWSVIKIFSAVERSFNEIWKVQESRSFVRKLTDYMSLIFLFPLIVVLSNGLSAILQIFILKIHPGLIGVLNFIPQVLIIIFFTLIYLIIPNTKVKLSTAFIAGLFSGVVFQITQSIFIHLQVSLLNYNAIYGSFSLIPIFIMWQKIVWFIILLGAHLSFIIQNSYKYTYTINEINLNFSSKRDISIICIYYLIKNYEENKLPMSTNELSHKLGIAIGVTQDILNMLAKSNFIVEIVTSSDERKYKLSKNIDILSIGYIISEITEIGYSQKVGDESKEILEKIDRARGNFQYDLLLKDIGPNS
- a CDS encoding ABC transporter permease; the encoded protein is MNFIEIFKSSIQSLIGNKMRSLLTMLGIIIGISSVIAMSAIGKGGEEKITGNLANSGFGVYEINVDTDADEYKSIYSLDREDIEDIKYNIDGIEAITPSIRERISIKNKTGPDVRRMALVYSTTPDFEKVDRVNYIEGRPILSIEYEEGSPVIVIDHLTAKKLFNSESPLGKKISLEFRSLKKVKEFVIVGVFQHPDSAMNEIGLSRMMPTFTRIPLAQMERIKGTKNYETLVVMPEDPLMGKDILVRVIQQLESRNHSNIYDYEEKIPRGSELKSILETLNIFILFVAGISLFVGGIGVMNIMLVSVTERIKEIGIRKAIGAQSKDILFQFLTESIILSLVGGGLGIVIGYLISNIIGYFINISPIVSPAIVLISVIISTLIGLIFGVYPARQASRLNPIDALRNE
- a CDS encoding ABC transporter ATP-binding protein, whose translation is MSNLINYRDRETVIEITQLDKIYRTGDLTLKALDDVSYTIKNGEFVAIMGHSGSGKSTMMNILGCLDTPTSGTYKLDGIDTSNLNDNQLAEVRNKKIGFVFQSFNLLPKLKSWENVALPLVYSGIHAKLRKERALEALKSVGLENRANHKPNELSGGQRQRVAIARALVVNPEIIMADEPTGNLDSASEAEIIDIFKKLNNEGATIVMVTHEDNVGANCKRIIRFHDGKLIKNEVIDHEFYRDI
- a CDS encoding efflux RND transporter periplasmic adaptor subunit, yielding MKKIIAGLTAVVLIGGGFFYYKTNPNKEISNKYQIFSVKKSTFKKIVEADGVVQARDTKLVYADRSLKVDEVFYSAGDYVKKGEVIMTFDPEDKNTVIRNLKKEQINLKKLERNLKNAVSMFEVGGSSQVEIEDLEFDIRKSKLDIEGLQEELSKMLDEIKSPFDGTIISMIAEANYRVNTEVELFEVADLSDLIVVANVPEYSIHGISLGQDVRIRPDAYQEEFHGVVSKISTLSSATVSNSSNNNNSSTASDTEAYVEVEITIENLPKELRPGFNSSVDIIVSSIDDVVSIPRVSVLEDGKGYYVFILNAEQKIRKNYISIKDSNSSMVAVDNLEDDISILKNPYAALENGQEVKTGNGRGKKKGQGES